Within the Roseicitreum antarcticum genome, the region CAACCGATCACGGGGCACCACGGTGAACAACCTCCTGGCCGTGCTGGGCGTGACCAAGCAATCGCTGAACCGGGTCCTGCGCGCACTGATCGAAGACGGGCTGGTGGAACAGCGGGTCGGCCGCAAGGACCGGCGCGAACGCCACATGTTCCTGACCGACAGCGGCGCGGCGCTGGAACGCGCCCTGTCGGAAGCGCAGCGCGCCCGCATGCGCGCCGCCTACCGGGCCGCAGGCCCCGCCGCCGTGGCAGGCTTCCGGCAGGTGCTGGAGGCGATGATGGACGACGACATCCGCCACCAGTATCAGGCGATGAAGGACGCAAGATCATGAGCGGAGATCAGGACACCGCGCATCTGCTGATCGTCGATGATGACGAACGCATAAGGGGGCTTTTGCAAAAGTATCTGATCCGCAACGGCTTTTGGGTGACGGCCGCGCGCGACGCCGCGCATGCACGCCGTTTGCTGGCCGGGCTGGCGTTTGATCTGATCGTGCTGGACGTGATGATGCCCGGCGAGGATGGCATCAGCCTGACGCGCTGGATCCGCGCACAAGGCCCGGTGCCGGTGCTGCTGCTGACTGCGAAGGGTGAGACGGGGGACAGGATCTCTGGCCTGGAAGCGGGGGCGGATGATTACATGCCCAAACCGTTCGAGCCAAAGGAACTGTTGCTGCGGATCAACGCGATCCTGCGCCGCGCGCCGCAGCTGGAGGCCGCGACGCTGGTGCCGCAACTGATGGTGCTGGGCGCGCTGCGCTATGATCTGGAACGCGGAGAGTTGCGGCAGGGCGAAGCGCTGATCCGCCTGACCCAGACCGAGGCCGCCTTGATGCGCCTTTTTGCCCGCCACCCGCGCGAAGTCATCCGCCGCGAGCAATTGATCCATGATCTGGGCCGCGACCGGGGGCTTTCGACGCCCGAACCGGGGCAGGACCGCGCGGTGGATGTGCAGATCACCCGCCTGCGCCGCAAGATCGAGGCCGACCCCAAGCGCCCGCGTTTCCTGCAAACCGTGCGCGGCGAAGGTTATATGCTGACACCGGATTGACCGGCTGCACCGGCCCGTCATGGCGGGCATCACAGGCGCGCGCGCGTCCCGGGTTGCGGGTCGCCGGGCGCTGCCGCAAAGTGCCCGCATGACCACACCCCACCGCCCCGCCCCATCTGCCGATACACCCGCCACGCTTCTGGACCTGACGCGGCTGTGCAGCCGGGTCGGGCGCGGGCCATGG harbors:
- a CDS encoding response regulator, with product MSGDQDTAHLLIVDDDERIRGLLQKYLIRNGFWVTAARDAAHARRLLAGLAFDLIVLDVMMPGEDGISLTRWIRAQGPVPVLLLTAKGETGDRISGLEAGADDYMPKPFEPKELLLRINAILRRAPQLEAATLVPQLMVLGALRYDLERGELRQGEALIRLTQTEAALMRLFARHPREVIRREQLIHDLGRDRGLSTPEPGQDRAVDVQITRLRRKIEADPKRPRFLQTVRGEGYMLTPD
- a CDS encoding MarR family winged helix-turn-helix transcriptional regulator, producing MAEGGAGAGGGENLLFLTDDQLRKGIEAMFFAYRGFTADPDRILDDHGYGRAHHRALHFINRSRGTTVNNLLAVLGVTKQSLNRVLRALIEDGLVEQRVGRKDRRERHMFLTDSGAALERALSEAQRARMRAAYRAAGPAAVAGFRQVLEAMMDDDIRHQYQAMKDARS